In one Salipiger abyssi genomic region, the following are encoded:
- a CDS encoding DUF6527 family protein: MIKATHYRDRNTFLADRKAGSFWIGDPDENGSQNFIFFCPCGCEAKLVLTVGNGFKPRYGPSWCWNGSTSEPELSPSVNWEGHWHGWLRGGSWRPC, encoded by the coding sequence GTGATCAAGGCAACCCATTACCGCGACCGAAACACTTTCCTCGCGGATCGTAAGGCCGGATCGTTCTGGATCGGCGATCCGGACGAGAACGGCTCGCAGAACTTCATCTTTTTCTGCCCGTGCGGATGCGAGGCCAAGCTCGTCCTCACAGTCGGCAACGGCTTCAAGCCGCGCTACGGCCCGAGCTGGTGCTGGAACGGCAGCACCTCTGAGCCTGAGCTGAGCCCCTCTGTGAACTGGGAGGGGCACTGGCACGGCTGGTTGCGCGGGGGCTCCTGGCGCCCGTGCTGA
- a CDS encoding class I SAM-dependent methyltransferase translates to MSTFDLVTRTFSDIPYMDESRAALLRSILREYEAREILEIGFYQGKSSVYIGAMLEDFGSGRLVTIDKATARDRSPNIFDLMKSTGLERRITPRFAERSYTWELQRMINSQPRPQFDLCYFDGGHQWDRTGFGVVLVDMLLKPGGLLVLDDMNWSMAGSAYHRKNPETMNAYSEDERSAKTVRLAWDTLLPHLGYSHIREYPAIGWGVARKNG, encoded by the coding sequence ATGAGCACATTCGATCTTGTCACCCGGACATTTTCCGACATCCCCTACATGGATGAAAGCCGAGCCGCGCTCCTCCGGTCGATCCTGCGCGAATACGAGGCGCGGGAGATCCTCGAGATCGGGTTTTACCAGGGTAAGAGCAGCGTCTATATTGGCGCAATGCTCGAGGATTTCGGCTCTGGCAGGCTGGTCACCATCGACAAGGCCACGGCCCGCGACCGCTCGCCCAATATCTTCGACCTGATGAAATCAACCGGGCTGGAAAGGCGCATCACCCCACGTTTCGCGGAGCGCTCCTACACATGGGAGCTGCAACGCATGATCAACAGCCAGCCCCGTCCGCAATTCGATCTGTGCTACTTCGACGGCGGCCATCAATGGGACCGTACCGGCTTTGGCGTGGTGTTGGTCGACATGCTGCTGAAACCGGGCGGCCTGCTGGTGCTGGACGACATGAACTGGTCGATGGCGGGCTCGGCCTATCACCGGAAAAATCCGGAGACGATGAACGCCTATTCCGAAGACGAGCGCAGCGCAAAGACCGTGCGGCTTGCCTGGGACACGCTGCTACCGCATCTGGGCTACAGCCATATCCGCGAATACCCTGCAATCGGCTGGGGCGTCGCGCGCAAGAACGGATAG
- a CDS encoding calcium-binding protein — protein MTTYLVTSSNWNDPGFWSGLSESSEGHTLDFSELPAHFHVSFDEDAAFLTIFDGSSGFIVGDSSVNGGADAYLSGPTHYSYFEVLTGGEGDDTLDGGDGDDTIDGMGGDDRLLGDAGDDEMRGGAGNDSVFAGSGADTVEGGNGDDVVYGNEDGDSLTGGAGNDSIYGEYGNDYVSGGDGDDHLEGNEGDDTIYGGAGNDWMRGSYANDALYGGAGDDYLWGGYGDDTFHIENGFGNDTVDAEDVDEVNGDLLDLSAVTDGLRIDMRSGNPQTGTVTDGTYTLQYDAVNNILLGAGDDTVALADLGGLDTVDGFEVPTLEADGSYASHDMLDVSELTDWDGNPVDTDHVTVTDTVGDGSGDAVLRFPWGEAITLTGVSVADVQSPEQLAAIGIPLAGTPTDPVDPTDPTDPVDPTDPTDPTDPTDPTDPVPGTDLPQIDGAFEFEATVRFDDIGAGGSQRVFEFSGNGTSISFGQLGPSTAVLFEIVQDGTTSLIVAEDALVEGETATWTVGVDETGFMYIDKDGVQVAEGDGVVPTDIERDSALLGQSGNPELTPLQGEITDVSIAQGETVWHDDGTTSPADPADPTDPVDPVDPTDPTDPVDPTDPASYAEPPQIDGAFEFEATVRFDDIGAGGSQRVFEFAGSDSSISFGQLGPSQAVYFEIAQGGTTSYIVAEDVLVEGETATWTVGVDETGFMYIDKDGEQVAEGDGVVPADVERDSNLLGESENPDLTPLQGEITDVSITQGETVWHDDGTTETLPADDPEDPAPYMPDPLIAPDLPQIDGAFEFEANVRFDDIGAGGSQRVFEFGGEGDDRISFGQLGPSSAVYFEIMQGDTVSYIVAEDALVNGETATWTVGVDEGGLMYIDKDGVQIAEGDGSVPADVERVSNMLGASSDPELTALRGEVSDVTITQGGTVWTDSDETDAVAKTVDMPPPDNALDHDDSAADLLSEGQPGDVYDTADTDLFV, from the coding sequence ATGACAACTTATCTGGTGACTTCATCCAACTGGAACGACCCCGGTTTCTGGAGCGGGCTCAGCGAGTCCTCCGAGGGGCACACGTTGGATTTTTCCGAACTTCCGGCACATTTCCACGTGAGTTTTGACGAGGATGCGGCCTTTCTGACCATCTTCGACGGCAGTTCAGGCTTCATCGTCGGCGACAGCTCGGTCAATGGCGGCGCCGACGCCTATCTGAGCGGCCCGACCCATTACAGCTATTTCGAAGTGCTCACCGGCGGCGAGGGCGACGATACGCTCGACGGCGGCGATGGCGACGACACGATCGACGGGATGGGCGGAGACGACCGTCTGCTCGGCGATGCCGGCGACGACGAGATGCGCGGCGGCGCGGGCAACGACTCGGTCTTTGCCGGATCCGGCGCCGACACGGTCGAAGGCGGCAACGGCGACGATGTCGTCTATGGCAACGAGGATGGCGACAGCCTCACCGGCGGCGCGGGCAACGACTCGATCTATGGCGAATACGGCAACGATTATGTCAGCGGCGGCGATGGCGACGATCACCTCGAAGGCAACGAGGGCGACGACACGATCTATGGCGGCGCGGGCAACGACTGGATGCGCGGTTCCTATGCCAATGATGCGCTCTATGGCGGCGCCGGCGACGATTACCTCTGGGGCGGCTATGGCGACGACACGTTCCATATCGAGAACGGCTTTGGCAACGACACCGTGGATGCCGAGGATGTCGACGAGGTCAATGGCGACCTGCTCGACCTCTCCGCCGTCACCGACGGGCTGCGCATCGACATGCGCTCGGGCAATCCGCAGACCGGCACCGTGACCGACGGCACCTATACGCTGCAATACGATGCCGTGAACAATATCCTGCTGGGCGCCGGCGACGATACCGTAGCACTGGCCGATCTCGGCGGGCTCGACACGGTGGACGGGTTCGAGGTGCCGACGCTGGAGGCCGATGGCAGCTACGCCAGCCACGACATGCTCGACGTCTCCGAGCTCACCGACTGGGACGGCAACCCGGTGGACACCGATCATGTCACCGTCACCGACACCGTGGGCGACGGCTCCGGCGATGCGGTGCTGCGCTTTCCCTGGGGCGAGGCGATCACCCTGACCGGCGTCAGCGTCGCGGATGTGCAGAGCCCCGAGCAACTCGCCGCCATCGGCATTCCACTGGCCGGCACGCCCACCGATCCGGTCGATCCCACCGATCCGACAGACCCTGTGGACCCGACCGATCCCACGGATCCCACTGACCCGACCGATCCCACCGACCCCGTGCCCGGTACGGATCTGCCGCAGATCGACGGCGCTTTCGAATTCGAGGCCACCGTGCGCTTCGACGATATCGGCGCCGGCGGCAGCCAGCGCGTGTTTGAGTTTTCCGGCAATGGCACCAGCATCTCTTTCGGCCAGCTCGGCCCCAGCACGGCGGTGCTGTTCGAGATCGTGCAGGACGGTACCACCTCGCTGATCGTCGCCGAGGACGCGCTTGTGGAGGGCGAGACCGCCACCTGGACGGTCGGCGTCGACGAGACCGGCTTCATGTATATCGACAAGGACGGCGTGCAGGTTGCCGAGGGCGATGGCGTGGTGCCCACCGATATCGAACGCGACTCGGCCCTGCTCGGCCAGTCCGGCAATCCCGAACTGACCCCGCTTCAGGGCGAGATCACGGATGTCAGCATCGCCCAGGGCGAGACCGTGTGGCACGATGACGGAACGACGAGCCCGGCCGATCCGGCGGATCCCACCGACCCGGTCGACCCTGTGGACCCGACGGACCCCACCGATCCTGTCGATCCGACCGATCCCGCCTCCTACGCCGAGCCGCCGCAGATCGACGGCGCCTTCGAATTCGAGGCCACCGTGCGCTTCGACGATATCGGCGCCGGCGGCAGCCAGCGCGTGTTTGAATTCGCCGGCAGCGACAGCAGCATTTCCTTCGGTCAGCTCGGCCCGAGCCAGGCGGTCTATTTCGAGATCGCCCAGGGCGGCACGACCTCCTATATCGTTGCCGAGGACGTTCTGGTCGAGGGCGAGACCGCAACATGGACGGTCGGCGTGGACGAAACCGGCTTCATGTATATCGACAAGGACGGTGAGCAGGTCGCCGAGGGCGATGGCGTGGTGCCCGCCGATGTCGAGCGCGACAGCAATCTTCTGGGCGAGTCCGAGAACCCCGACCTGACCCCGCTTCAGGGCGAGATCACGGATGTCAGCATCACCCAGGGCGAGACCGTCTGGCATGACGACGGAACCACCGAAACGCTGCCCGCGGACGATCCGGAAGATCCGGCGCCCTACATGCCCGACCCTCTGATCGCCCCGGACCTACCGCAGATCGACGGCGCCTTCGAGTTCGAGGCCAATGTGCGCTTCGACGATATCGGCGCTGGCGGCAGCCAGCGGGTCTTCGAGTTCGGCGGCGAGGGCGACGACCGTATTTCCTTCGGTCAGCTCGGCCCGAGCAGCGCCGTGTATTTCGAGATCATGCAGGGCGATACAGTGTCCTACATCGTCGCCGAAGACGCGCTGGTCAATGGCGAGACCGCCACATGGACGGTCGGCGTGGATGAAGGCGGCCTGATGTATATCGACAAGGACGGCGTGCAGATCGCCGAGGGAGACGGGAGTGTTCCCGCCGATGTGGAGCGCGTTTCAAACATGCTGGGGGCGTCCAGCGATCCCGAGTTGACGGCGCTGCGCGGCGAGGTCTCCGATGTGACGATCACCCAGGGCGGAACGGTCTGGACCGATAGCGACGAGACGGACGCCGTGGCAAAAACCGTGGATATGCCACCGCCGGACAATGCGCTGGATCACGACGACAGCGCCGCCGATCTGCTCAGCGAGGGACAGCCCGGCGATGTCTACGACACCGCCGACACCGATCTCTTCGTCTGA
- a CDS encoding lytic murein transglycosylase, translated as MQVKRRFLVMGGAAAVLLAGCGGGAPVSVAAGGLPRDLRPQPNAGYDAWVAAFRGRAQARGIDAATLDTAFRGAGFLPGVVERDRSQTEFTRTLEDYFAIAASEQKVAQGRAELRRNAGLLGEIEARYGVPSEVVTAVWGMESNYGTRRGDIPVVSAASTLAYDGRRGAFFESQLMAALRILQRGDTTASRLTGSWAGAMGHTQFIPTTYQEYAVDFRGDGRRDIWSEDPTDGLASTANYLSRSGWRRGEPWGLEVRLPDGFDAGLTGRGTRRAGADWAALGVRPAGGGSLPGGSGSILAPSGTGGPAFLVFRNFNVILRYNNAEKYGLGVGHLSDRIAGAGPLRGSFPPDRYGFTIDDRKELQSLLTRAGFDTGGADGVFGSKTEAAIQGYQARSGLPVTGTPSRDLLLRLRRG; from the coding sequence ATGCAGGTGAAACGGCGGTTTTTGGTGATGGGCGGTGCGGCGGCGGTGCTGCTCGCGGGGTGCGGCGGCGGCGCGCCGGTATCCGTGGCAGCAGGAGGTCTGCCGCGGGATCTGCGGCCGCAGCCAAACGCCGGCTACGACGCCTGGGTGGCGGCGTTCCGGGGCCGGGCGCAGGCGCGGGGCATTGACGCCGCGACGCTCGATACCGCGTTTCGCGGTGCTGGATTCCTGCCCGGCGTGGTTGAGCGTGACCGCAGTCAGACGGAATTCACACGCACGCTCGAGGATTACTTTGCTATCGCTGCCTCGGAGCAGAAGGTGGCGCAGGGACGGGCGGAGCTGCGCCGCAATGCCGGGCTGCTGGGCGAGATCGAAGCGCGCTACGGCGTGCCGTCCGAGGTGGTGACGGCGGTCTGGGGCATGGAGAGCAATTACGGCACCCGGCGTGGTGATATCCCCGTCGTCTCAGCGGCCTCGACGCTGGCCTATGACGGGCGGCGGGGCGCGTTCTTCGAGTCGCAGCTGATGGCGGCGCTACGCATCCTGCAACGCGGCGACACCACCGCCTCGCGCCTCACCGGCAGCTGGGCCGGGGCGATGGGGCACACGCAGTTCATTCCCACCACCTATCAGGAATACGCCGTCGATTTCCGTGGCGACGGGCGGCGCGATATCTGGTCCGAAGATCCCACCGACGGGCTGGCCTCGACGGCGAATTACCTGTCGCGCAGCGGCTGGCGGCGAGGCGAGCCCTGGGGCTTGGAGGTGCGTCTACCGGACGGGTTCGATGCCGGGCTCACCGGGCGCGGCACGCGCCGCGCGGGCGCCGACTGGGCGGCGCTCGGTGTGCGCCCGGCGGGCGGCGGATCGCTTCCGGGCGGCAGCGGCTCGATCCTTGCGCCTTCGGGCACCGGCGGGCCGGCCTTCCTGGTTTTCCGGAATTTCAACGTGATCCTGCGCTACAACAACGCCGAGAAATACGGGCTGGGTGTCGGGCATCTGTCCGACCGTATCGCCGGGGCGGGGCCGCTGCGCGGCAGTTTCCCGCCGGATCGCTACGGTTTCACCATCGACGACCGCAAGGAGCTGCAATCGCTGCTGACGCGCGCGGGCTTTGACACAGGCGGTGCCGACGGTGTGTTCGGCAGCAAGACAGAGGCCGCCATCCAGGGTTATCAGGCACGGTCGGGCCTGCCGGTTACCGGCACGCCCTCGCGCGATCTGCTGCTGCGGCTGCGGCGCGGCTGA
- a CDS encoding glycoside hydrolase family 108 protein produces MRRAEICIPRILEHEGGYVNHPNDPGGATNRGVTIGTLRRLGMDLDGDGDIDIADLKALSEADAIKVYKAFYWDKVSADLLPIGIDYAVADFAVNSGPGRAAKYLQRLLSVTQDGDIGPITLSAAAKSDPATLVVDLCDARLRFMRGLSIWKTFGRGWTARVEGVESAALADIAEARLPEPDAPPANPAPAGDEVERQRRAMLSARNILDAALQ; encoded by the coding sequence ATGCGACGAGCTGAAATTTGTATTCCGCGCATCCTCGAGCACGAGGGTGGATATGTGAACCATCCGAACGACCCAGGCGGCGCGACGAACAGGGGGGTGACCATCGGCACGCTTCGGCGTCTCGGGATGGATCTCGATGGCGACGGTGACATTGACATCGCTGATCTGAAGGCGCTGTCAGAGGCGGATGCGATAAAGGTTTACAAGGCGTTCTACTGGGACAAGGTGAGCGCTGATCTTCTGCCGATTGGCATCGACTATGCTGTTGCCGATTTCGCGGTCAACAGTGGCCCAGGCCGTGCCGCGAAATATCTCCAGCGGCTTCTGAGCGTCACTCAAGACGGCGATATCGGTCCCATTACCCTGTCTGCTGCTGCGAAATCGGACCCGGCGACGCTTGTCGTCGATCTGTGCGACGCGCGTCTGAGATTCATGCGCGGCCTGTCGATCTGGAAGACCTTCGGGCGAGGCTGGACGGCGCGCGTCGAGGGGGTCGAGAGCGCGGCGCTCGCGGACATTGCAGAGGCGCGGCTACCGGAACCGGACGCGCCGCCCGCCAATCCGGCGCCCGCCGGCGATGAAGTAGAGCGCCAGCGGCGTGCGATGCTCTCGGCGCGCAATATCCTGGACGCGGCACTCCAGTGA
- the gpJ gene encoding TipJ family phage tail tip protein, with translation MTAVLKYDPISSQPEHVGDFDGLSVAQLVDAVLPGAAPEQLDRTRVLLAHRDTLVMVPQDAWARVYPHAGTRVLIRTASGDPVSVGAWLSSAIGQSFYLATGASLGGAALNAILVAGALATTGLLVAAMGALMPKPQQPGEQKRKNSYAATGWQNDAPSEDQCVPVPMGEIRVAPFYAMFPTNYVVGDDLYISAMFCLGVGPLNISDMRFGDASVDDYQDVQIETRSGLPDDVPFTLIRKQYVPEDDASGSELQQPEAPLDQQGEPIEGEPEEEQPQVYGIASRATGVRVIFAWRSGLYYQKSDGDTGYTTVTLRIDQRRRGTETWSEVVTLEYRNNQLKGFFRQYEWDLPDRERWEVRITNLTTKDGGTQRQNTTHIHALYSIRPEYPIATDTPLALVAINAKSQSQLDGTIDSFNALVSRPVQSWDGSAWSEAVSDNPADLYRYALQSGIHPYPVADEAANLEEIEEFAEFCTTQGLTFNGDIREQVSLGQLLSTICAAGRGAPHHDGAQWGVIIDRPANVVDHISPVSSWGFEADLEWPEFPHAVWFEFQDAAFDHEPETVYVLWPGHTGSVTLTEQWEVPGKTNRTEAMREVYRRMLEAIYRRERFYALQEGPVRPARRGDTVLLSQPILRETQGSGRIVAVRDKLVVLNNAVTMVEGQSYVLRTVEHGEDEDGPFSASLAYPVMTVPGETRTLYVTGDDVPSVAPLVDGEPDLRPMFVFGPVGEEGFHCRVVDIEPAEDMAVRLSLTLAAEEIDALVEAWEPEEWSPISGVILPDFPVTLPPLFWGIATDAPDVPFGTVECLVRVSAREDPAETGTLRAITVEHRLAGETTWQAATIHGPSGAVTLTYNLSDQIELRLVGVSAGGSLGPYSDAIAFTVGDEFAPPSDAPDVGSITAVSGLGHVAFQIAIDEGSTLVIFRTPDGDAFDVVADEIDRIAVRAGQTLSYTDGDSTRMSIIADIGGSWSAGGGWVISGNSASHTPGSASNLEISADLEASETYRGAVTVSGRTAGNITVKLTGGQSASTGAISENGQTLVALVAGFGDDRVEIVASADFDGSVSGVSLYRETAACAPQGAQDYRFAVLNDDDLGSDVSGQITTTII, from the coding sequence TTGACCGCAGTCCTTAAATACGATCCGATCAGCAGCCAGCCTGAGCATGTTGGTGACTTCGACGGGCTGAGCGTGGCGCAACTGGTCGATGCTGTTCTGCCCGGCGCTGCGCCTGAGCAACTGGACCGCACGCGGGTGCTGCTGGCGCACCGTGACACGCTGGTGATGGTGCCGCAGGATGCCTGGGCACGGGTGTATCCTCACGCGGGCACGCGGGTGCTGATCCGCACCGCCAGTGGCGATCCGGTCTCGGTTGGGGCGTGGCTGTCCTCAGCCATAGGTCAGTCGTTTTATTTGGCCACCGGTGCCTCGCTCGGCGGTGCAGCGCTTAACGCGATCCTCGTGGCCGGCGCATTGGCCACCACTGGCCTGCTGGTCGCGGCTATGGGCGCGTTGATGCCGAAACCGCAGCAGCCCGGAGAGCAGAAGCGCAAGAACAGCTACGCCGCCACCGGCTGGCAGAATGATGCGCCTAGCGAGGACCAATGTGTGCCGGTGCCGATGGGCGAGATCCGGGTGGCGCCGTTCTACGCGATGTTTCCCACCAACTACGTGGTGGGAGATGACCTATATATCAGCGCCATGTTCTGCCTTGGCGTCGGGCCGCTCAACATCTCGGACATGCGCTTTGGAGATGCATCGGTGGACGATTACCAAGATGTCCAGATCGAGACGCGCAGCGGTCTGCCGGATGATGTGCCTTTCACGCTGATCCGCAAGCAGTATGTGCCGGAAGACGATGCGTCCGGGTCGGAGTTGCAGCAGCCGGAGGCTCCGCTCGATCAGCAGGGCGAACCTATCGAGGGCGAGCCGGAAGAAGAGCAGCCGCAGGTCTACGGCATCGCCAGCCGCGCCACTGGCGTGCGGGTGATCTTCGCGTGGCGCTCCGGCCTCTATTACCAAAAATCGGACGGCGACACGGGTTACACCACTGTGACCCTGCGCATTGACCAGCGCCGCCGTGGCACGGAAACATGGTCTGAGGTGGTCACGCTCGAATACCGCAACAACCAGCTAAAGGGCTTCTTCCGCCAGTACGAATGGGATCTTCCGGACCGTGAGCGTTGGGAGGTTCGGATCACCAACCTGACAACCAAGGACGGCGGGACGCAGCGCCAGAACACCACCCATATTCATGCGCTCTACAGCATCCGGCCCGAGTACCCGATTGCCACGGATACCCCGCTGGCGCTGGTCGCGATCAACGCCAAGTCACAGAGCCAGCTCGACGGAACGATCGACAGCTTCAACGCGCTGGTCAGCCGTCCGGTCCAGTCGTGGGACGGCTCGGCATGGTCCGAGGCCGTGAGCGATAACCCGGCGGACCTCTACCGCTATGCCCTACAATCAGGCATCCATCCCTACCCGGTGGCGGACGAGGCGGCCAACCTCGAAGAGATCGAGGAATTTGCCGAGTTCTGCACCACGCAGGGGCTGACCTTCAATGGCGACATTCGCGAGCAGGTGTCTCTGGGGCAGCTGCTGTCCACGATCTGCGCTGCCGGGCGCGGCGCACCGCATCATGACGGGGCGCAGTGGGGCGTCATCATCGACCGGCCCGCTAACGTGGTGGATCATATCTCGCCGGTCAGCTCGTGGGGCTTCGAGGCCGATCTGGAATGGCCCGAGTTCCCGCACGCCGTCTGGTTCGAGTTCCAGGACGCCGCCTTCGACCATGAGCCGGAAACGGTCTACGTCCTCTGGCCGGGACACACCGGGTCGGTGACGCTGACTGAGCAGTGGGAGGTGCCAGGCAAGACCAACCGAACCGAAGCCATGCGCGAGGTCTATCGGCGCATGCTGGAGGCCATCTACCGCCGCGAGCGCTTCTACGCTCTTCAGGAGGGGCCGGTGCGCCCGGCGCGGCGCGGCGACACGGTGCTGCTGTCCCAGCCCATCCTGCGCGAGACGCAAGGGTCAGGCCGGATCGTCGCCGTGCGCGACAAGCTGGTGGTGCTCAATAACGCCGTCACGATGGTTGAGGGGCAATCCTACGTCCTGCGCACCGTTGAGCATGGTGAGGATGAGGATGGGCCGTTCAGCGCCTCGCTGGCCTACCCGGTGATGACGGTGCCAGGGGAGACCCGGACGCTTTACGTGACCGGTGACGATGTGCCGTCCGTCGCGCCGCTGGTGGACGGTGAGCCGGATCTGCGCCCGATGTTCGTGTTCGGCCCGGTTGGCGAGGAGGGTTTCCACTGCCGGGTGGTGGACATCGAGCCGGCGGAGGATATGGCGGTGCGCCTGTCCCTGACCCTAGCGGCGGAAGAGATCGACGCGCTGGTCGAGGCCTGGGAGCCGGAGGAGTGGTCGCCGATCAGCGGGGTGATCCTGCCGGATTTCCCCGTCACGCTGCCGCCGCTCTTCTGGGGCATCGCCACCGATGCGCCCGATGTGCCCTTCGGCACGGTCGAATGCCTCGTGCGCGTTTCTGCGCGCGAAGATCCGGCGGAAACCGGCACGCTGCGCGCGATCACCGTGGAGCATCGTCTGGCCGGAGAAACAACCTGGCAAGCCGCAACGATCCACGGGCCTTCAGGAGCTGTCACCCTTACCTATAACTTGTCGGATCAGATCGAGCTGCGCCTTGTTGGAGTATCAGCCGGCGGGTCACTTGGGCCGTACAGCGATGCGATTGCATTCACTGTCGGCGATGAATTTGCCCCGCCTTCAGATGCGCCAGATGTGGGCTCGATCACCGCCGTGTCCGGGCTCGGTCATGTGGCCTTCCAAATCGCTATTGATGAGGGCAGCACTCTGGTGATCTTCAGAACGCCAGATGGTGACGCATTTGATGTGGTCGCTGACGAGATCGACCGAATTGCGGTGCGCGCCGGGCAGACCCTGTCCTATACCGATGGCGACAGCACCCGCATGTCGATCATCGCCGATATCGGCGGGTCGTGGAGCGCCGGCGGCGGCTGGGTTATCTCTGGTAACAGTGCCAGCCACACGCCAGGCAGCGCCTCCAACTTGGAAATTTCCGCCGACCTTGAGGCAAGCGAAACCTATAGAGGCGCGGTGACCGTATCGGGGCGCACCGCCGGAAATATCACAGTCAAGCTGACCGGCGGGCAATCGGCCTCCACCGGCGCGATTTCTGAAAATGGCCAAACGCTGGTCGCGCTTGTCGCTGGCTTTGGCGATGACCGAGTCGAGATCGTCGCATCGGCTGACTTTGACGGCAGCGTCTCAGGCGTTTCGCTTTACCGCGAGACGGCAGCCTGTGCCCCGCAGGGCGCGCAAGACTACCGGTTTGCAGTTCTCAACGACGACGACCTTGGCTCGGACGTTTCCGGGCAAATCACCACCACCATCATTTGA